In one Lolium rigidum isolate FL_2022 chromosome 3, APGP_CSIRO_Lrig_0.1, whole genome shotgun sequence genomic region, the following are encoded:
- the LOC124694418 gene encoding uncharacterized protein LOC124694418, with protein sequence MQNIYTNSIGDAVTSILRYLEDTSNIAHKAIYFDGWCGLAASVVLRSIAENPPLSLLNKFNKIIHIDCSRWKSRRGLQRTIVQELKLPQWVMDVIDRQDEDDDFRGVDESSRAEIQVVGTEIHRVIQEHIYLVVFHNGSDGTIDLDDFGIPISLWGTRVLWTFRGRLRLNSKIIEKVENSHLHLNDAYRCTLLWNYLLQKEATETDAYIKDTSTKVVDECYSYLLSLNSQGGNIMDYNWATHASNYWVCDGIIEEDQVDKAWEVAGALHQQIHTEDYYFNIIPSFGDELKTPSKRWIFGRNTDNLVVHQETTSFFLAAVTHILNPSITHLPNVMFHQSNKLRVLKLDHCTFSFSSPPFHCCRSLRFLGLAYCKDKREQEAEKQDRTTMDFLKTLWVLYICKTDWELDLSPDIIDHMAANIREVHIYRGRFWHINFAWKKLQNLRKLQVIEPTCPWETGEKDEFTNMVKMESLNLSGNYTIQVLPRLSGATSVKTMVLDDCVGLEHLEGLPVSLESFSLDVERQVYNYKEAKITRISFTGCSSLSDIRLRGSLPHLEQLDLSGTKLKTLDLRVVQIPFLQRLMLVGCEKLRAVLWPVKGMPQISFLCIDTRGGGGGGGEVGRIIQDYEKFIINLCLSASGQWFSKERMGSGSRGKICRSPSLIQQHSRNPYTSIELDGITVDHDYTSALQFHPFGYHVQIGEGISNTRLESQQEIEAIIFVMNKAKSLHVHDNFSITTTIPEHMLTGEGNRLTWKDLKECHVARCPKMHTVFITNYDEYCFNKIETFRAADLQMVHCIWTKGRMISHMDNNMDNRSFVRLQSIHLWSCPRLTFALPLSWNAPHSYFPNLETLHIINCGDMKDVFPVEPRFLAIISTGHRKGILEFPKLKYIYMHELYKLQHICEAKMFAPKLEKVRLRGCWGVRRLPSVAQDSHPIVDCEKDWWEKLEWDGLEVRHDPSLFKPRHSSYYKNPLPRVSVLR encoded by the exons ATGCAGAATATTTATACAAACAGCATCGGAGATGCAGTGACATCGATACTCCGTTATCTGGAGGATACGAGCAATATTGCACACAAGGCCATCTATTTTGATGGCTGGTGTGGGCTGGCTGCTTCGGTGGTGCTTAGATCAATAGCTGAGAACCCTCCGTTGTCTCTACTCAATAAATTCAACAAGATCATCCACATTGATTGCTCTAGGTGGAAAAGCCGAAGAGGACTCCAAAGGACAATCGTTCAAGAACTGAAGCTTCCTCAGTGGGTAATGGATGTTATTGAtaggcaagatgaagatgatgattttaGAGGGGTAGATGAGAGCTCCAGAGCAGAGATACAAGTCGTTGGCACAGAGATACATCGAGTCATACAAGAACACATATATTTAGTAGTCTTCCATAATGGGAGCGATGGCACAATTGACTTGGATGATTTTGGCATTCCTATATCACTATGGGGTACTCGGGTATTGTGGACATTTCGAGGAAGGCTTCGGCTCAACTCAAAAATTATAGAAAAGGTGGAGAATTCACATCTTCATCTTAATGACGCATATAGGTGTACATTATTGTGGAACTACTTACTGCAAAAAGAGGCTACAGAAACCGATGCGTATATCAAAGATACATCCACTAAAGTAGTTGATGAGTGTTACTCGTATCTATTGTCACTCAACTCTCAGGGTGGCAACATCATGGACTACAACTGGGCCACGCATGCTTCAAACTATTGGGTATGTGATGGTATCATAGAGGAAGATCAGGTTGACAAAGCTTGGGAGGTTGCAGGTGCTCTGCATCAACAGATACATACAGAGGATTATTATTTTAATATAATACCCTCTTTTGGTGATGAACTAAAGACTCCCTCGAAACGTTGGATATTCGGTAGGAACACGGACAACCTTGTTGTGCATCAAGAGACAACATCATTTTTTCTGGCTGCAGTCACACACATATTAAATCCTTCAATAACACATCTACCTAATGTCATGTTTCATCAATCGAACAAACTTCGTGTGCTCAAATTAGACCATTGCACTTTCAGCTTTTCTTCGCCTCCTTTCCATTGTTGCCGCAGCTTAAGGTTTCTAGGACTGGCGTACTGTAAGGATAAACGAGAACAAGAAGCTGAAAAGCAAGATAGGACAACAATGGATTTTTTAAAGACGCTATGGGTGCTATACATATGCAAAACAGACTGGGAATTGGATTTATCACCGGATATTATAGATCATATGGCAGCAAACATTAGAGAGGTGCATATATATAGAGGGAGGTTTTGGCACATCAATTTTGCATGGAAAAAACTACAAAACCTTCGCAAGCTTCAAGTAATTGAGCCTACATGCCCCTGGGAGacaggagaaaaggatgaatttaCAAATATGGTGAAGATGGAGTCCCTCAACCTATCTGGAAATTATACAATACAAGTTTTGCCCCGTCTGTCAGGAGCAACAAGCGTCAAAACTATGGTTCTAGATGATTGTGTAGGGTTAGAGCATCTTGAAGGTCTTCCTGTGTCACTTGAATCATTCAGCTTAGATGTAGAACGACAAGTGTATAATTACAAGGAGGCTAAAATAACTCGTATCTCCTTTACTGGTTGTTCAAGTTTATCTGACATCAGGTTGCGGGGGTCATTACCACACCTTGAGCAGTTGGACCTTTCAGGCACAAAATTGAAGACCCTTGACCTCAGAGTTGTGCAGATCCCGTTTCTCCAACGACTCATGCTGGTGGGATGTGAGAAACTTCGTGCTGTACTTTGGCCAGTAAAAGGGATGCCCCAAATAAGTTTTCTATGCATTGAtactcgaggaggaggaggaggaggaggagaggtcgGAAGGATAATACAAGATTATGAGAA ATTTATTATCAACCTCTGCTTATCTGCTAGTGGACAATGGTTCAGCAAAGAGAGGATGGGCTCTGGAAGCCGTGGTAAAATATGCAGGTCACCATCATTAATCCAGCAGCATTCTCGCAACCCCTACACAAGTATTGAGCTTGATGGCATTACTGTTGATCATGACTACACTAGTGCACTGCAGTTTCACCCCTTCGGCTACCATGTGCAAATTGGTGAGGGAATTAGCAACACTAGATTGGAAAGCCAGCAAGAAATAGAGGCTATCATCTTTGTGATGAACAAGGCAAAGTCGTTGCATGTGCACGACAATTTTTCTATCACCACTACCATCCCTGAACACATGCTCACCGGAGAAGGGAATAGGCTTACTTGGAAAGATTTGAAAGAATGTCATGTTGCGAGATGCCCGAAGATGCACACAGTCTTCATCACAAACTATGATGAATATTGCTTTAATAAAATAGAGACCTTTCGGGCAGCTGATCTACAGATGGTACATTGCATTTGGACCAAAGGAAGGATGATTAGTCATATGGACAATAATATGGACAATAGATCGTTTGTGAGATTGCAGAGCATACATTTATGGTCCTGCCCAAGGCTCACGTTTGCGCTTCCACTATCGTGGAATGCTCCACACTCATATTTTCCCAACTTAGAAACTCTACACATCATCAACTGTGGTGATATGAAGGATGTTTTCCCTGTGGAGCCTAGGTTTCTGGCAATAATTTCTACCGGCCACAGAAAAGGAATACTAGAGTTCCCAAAGTTGAAGTACATCTACATGCATGAGCTCTATAAGCTGCAACATATATGCGAAGCCAAAATGTTTGCTCCCAAGCTTGAGAAAGTCAGGCTCAGGGGCTGTTGGGGTGTCAGGCGCCTCCCATCTGTCGCGCAAGACAGCCACCCCATTGTGGACTGCGAGAAGGACTGGTGGGAGAAGCTGGAGTGGGATGGACTGGAGGTCAGGCACGACCCTTCCCTCTTCAAGCCGCGCCACTCGTCGTACTACAAGAACCCCCTGCCCAGAGTCTCGGTGCTTCGATGA